A section of the Malania oleifera isolate guangnan ecotype guangnan chromosome 2, ASM2987363v1, whole genome shotgun sequence genome encodes:
- the LOC131149097 gene encoding homeobox-DDT domain protein RLT2 isoform X2, whose protein sequence is MEGGSEGEKRKPPEGEGKTKRKMKTASQLEILEKTYAVETYPSEALRAELSAKLGLSDRQLQMWFCHRRLKDRKPPPTKRPRKDTAVASASPVPVAPVVPVGGGMGGDEMMVGEVGNEHGSGSGSGSSPFGHMDSRRLIPRSGTAMARIGGDMPAMKRYYEPPQSLVELRAIAFVEAQLGEPLREDGPILGMEFDPLPPDAFGAPIVPMGQQKQPGRPYEAKLYERSDTKSIKGAVRALHEYQFLPEQPTVRTDNYERVAPSHYHGSHADASIARTSSLSTGRAFVHGNEQLPSGYGFQGQVSSLNLLPQQSRQGHVLSSASGDYDGVPRKNSFANVNVDAHFGSHSVNALDNPLISSDRRVSHDEDVSRMERKRKSEEARIAKEVEAHEKRIRKELEKQDILRRKREEQMRKEMERHDRERRKEEERLLREKQREEERFQREQRRELERREKFLQKESLRAEKMRQKEELRREKEAARLKAANDRAIARRIAKESMELIEDERLELMELAVSSKGLPSILSLDGETLQNLELFRDMLTVYPPKSVQLKKPFANKPWIDSEENIGDLLMVWRFLITFADVLGLWPFTLDEFVQAFHDYDPRLLGEIHVALLQSIIKDIEDVARTPSGGMGTNQNSAANPGGGHPQIVEGAYAWGFDIRSWQRHLNPLTWPEILRQFALSAGFGPQLKKRNFEHAYIRDDNDGNDGEDIISTLRNGVAAENAVAIMQERGFSNPRRSRHRLTPGTVKFAAFHILSLEGSKGLTILEVADKIQKSGLRDLTTSKTPEASIAAALSRDVKLFERTAPSTYCVRTPYRKDPADADAILYSAREKIQVFKNGFSDGEEADDVERDEDSESDGAEDPEVDDLGPESNSKKEDHHSYEDDFQFKTQLGSGEDTAYDGIMETPPGGLVHAGEDLSSEHCEGFKDATCAGSSIDRSIDAAGVCKEATNPDQEDTDIDESNPGEPWVQGLTEGEYSDLSVEERLNALVALIGVAIEGNSIRIVLEERLEAANALKKQMWAEAQLDKRRMKEEYVMKMQYPSLAGSKNEQNLTIAVSDGRQSPLIDDKNNETPVNPTVQKEPFSDTQNDHSYLNNLPTERTLPVQDISAVPENLTLQQPGHVAEKSRSQLKSYIGHKAEEMYVYRSLPLGQDRRRNRYWQFITSASRNDPGCGRIFVEMRDGYWRLIDSEEGFDALLASLDTRGVRESHLHSMLQKIEISFKETVRRNLLRINVTRQSGDIVKSEASEMAPIHDCGVDMDSPSSTVCVSNSDMSEPSSSFRIELGRNEFEKNNSLNRYQDFEKWMWQECFNSSILCAMKYGKKRCMQLLGICDHCCDIYFPEDSHCPSCHKTYSTFNRNFNFSEHVSQCREKLKAGHDRTLLGSESSLPLRIKLLKAHLALIEVSILPEGLQPVWTEGYRKSWGVKLHASSSAENLLQILTVLENVIKRDFLSSSFETTNELLDSFNSSGCAANVCTPETVPVLPWVPQTTAAVALRLTELDASISYMLSQKAEFQRDKGPGDLIKFTSRYAVVKNVQKDEGADVLHEAEYLQEENWINIGSGHISSGRGRGGRGRGRGRTRGGRSQRRVIGSRSESNMRNTATNTERFGQVIAWKGRTRGRGGRRRGRRTARTRQKPVKRVADIVSARCAPKEIIFEKPPMSLEREEWNGEETSRVQVDGAENENASSDRSDYDDDNGQATGDEYEDMAVEDYAGVFSGKPHNFLEGSDDNVGSDDNVDVEDEEEDDDHDDEGDDDDVDDDEDGDADIAEDEQGDIDVEEFINGDSDEENGDEDRRQHRVSEEDTTSSSEYSD, encoded by the exons ATGGAGGGCGGTTCTGAAGGGGAGAAGAGGAAGCCGCCTGAGGGCGAGGGCAAGACGAAGCGGAAGATGAAGACCGCCTCGCAGTTGGAGATTCTTGAGAAAACCTATGCGG TGGAGACCTATCCCTCGGAGGCCTTGCGAGCAGAGCTGTCGGCGAAATTGGGGCTTTCGGATCGGCAGTTGCAGATGTGGTTTTGTCATCGGAGATTGAAGGATAGGAAGCCACCGCCGACGAAGAGGCCACGGAAGGATACTGCAGTGGCGTCAGCATCACCGGTCCCAGTGGCACCGGTTGTGCCTGTGGGGGGTGGGATGGGTGGGGATGAGATGATGGTGGGGGAGGTGGGAAATGAACACGGGTCCGGTTCAGGCTCCGGGTCAAGTCCATTTGGTCACATGGACTCACGGCGACTCATCCCACGATCCGGGACTGCCATGGCGAGGATTGGAGGTGATATGCCAGCAATGAAGAGATATTATGAACCGCCCCAGTCATTAGTGGAGCTTCGAGCTATTGCTTTTGTGGAGGCACAGTTGGGTGAGCCATTGAGGGAAGATGGGCCAATTCTTGGGATGGAGTTTGATCCTTTGCCACCTGATGCATTTGGTGCACCCATAG TGCCGATGGGCCAGCAGAAGCAACCTGGAAGGCCTTATGAGGCCAAACTATATGAGCGATCTGATACAAAATCAATCAAG GGTGCTGTTAGGGCTCTCCATGAGTATCAGTTTCTTCCAGAGCAGCCAACTGTTAGAACTGATAACTATGAAAGAGTTGCTCCATCCCACTACCATGGTTCACATGCCGATGCTTCAATTGCCAGGACATCATCTTTGTCTACTGGTCGTGCGTTTGTGCATGGAAATGAACAATTGCCTTCTGGATATGGTTTCCAAGGTCAAGTGTCAAGTTTAAATCTTTTGCCTCAGCAAAGCAGGCAAGGCCACGTTCTGTCTTCTGCTTCAGGAGACTATGATGGCGTTCCAAGAAAAAACTCCTTTGCGAATGTTAATGTGGATGCTCATTTTGGTTCTCACTCGGTTAATGCACTGGACAATCCACTTATATCATCTGACAGAAGGGTCTCCCATGATGAGGATGTTTCACGAATGGAGAGGAAACGCAAG AGTGAAGAGGCAAGAATAGCAAAGGAAGTTGAAGCCCATGAGAAAAGGATACGTAAAGAGCTTGAAAAACAAGATATTTTAAGGCGAAAG AGAGAAGAACAAATGAGGAAAGAAATGGAAAGGCATGACCGTGAAAGGCGGAAGGAAGAGGAGAGATTGTTGCGTGAAAAGCAGCGGGAGGAGGAGAGATTCCAGAGGGAACAACGGCGTGAATTGGAACGGAGAGAAAAATTTTTGCAGAAAGAATCTCTCAGA GCTGAGAAAATGAGACAGAAAGAAGAACTCCGCAGAGAAAAGGAAGCAGCTAGGCTTAAAGCTGCTAATGATAGGGCTATTGCTAGAAGAATAGCTAAAGAATCCATGGAACTTATTGAGGATGAGCGCCTTGAGCTCATGGAGTTAGCTGTCTCAAGCAAGGGATTGCCCTCAATATTGTCACTTGATGGTGAAACACTGCAAAATCTTGAGTTATTTAGAG ATATGTTGACTGTATACCCACCCAAGTCTGTGCAATTGAAGAAGCCTTTTGCAAATAAACCTTGGATTGATTCTGAGGAGAACATTGGGGATCTTCTTATG GTTTGGAGATTTTTGATTACTTTTGCTGATGTTCTTGGACTTTGGCCGTTCACTTTGGATGAGTTCGTTCAAGCTTTTCATGATTAT GACCCAAGGTTGTTGGGTGAGATACATGTTGCTCTTCTGCAATCCATCATAAAAGATATTGAAGATGTTGCAAGGACACCATCCGGTGGGATGGGAACAAACCAAAATAGTGCTGCTAATCCTGGAGGTGGGCATCCACAGATTGTTGAAGGG GCATATGCTTGGGGTTTTGACATACGCAGCTGGCAACGCCATTTAAATCCATTGACATGGCCTGAAATATTGAGACAGTTTGCTCTATCTGCTGGATTTGGCCCGCAACTgaagaaaagaaattttgaacATGCATATATTCGTGATGACAATGAT GGTAATGATGGTGAAGATATAATTTCTACTTTACGCAATGGAGTGGCAGCTGAAAATGCTGTTGCCATAATGCAAGAAAGGGGTTTCTCCAACCCCCGCAGATCTAGGCATCGTTTGACTCCTGGAACGGTCAAATTTGCAGCATTTCATATTCTTTCTCTTGAGGGGAGCAAGGGCCTAACAATATTAGAAGTTGCAGACAAGATTCAG AAATCTGGGCTTCGGGACCTTACTACGAGCAAGACACCAGAAGCATCTATTGCTGCTGCTTTGTCAAGGGACGTCAAACTTTTTGAAAGGACTGCTCCTTCAACATATTGTGTACGCACACCATATAGAAAGGACCCCGCCGATGCTGATGCAATACTTTATTCGGCCCGGGAAAAAATTCAGGTATTTAAAAATGGGTTTTCTGATGGAGAAGAAGCTGATGATGTGGAAAGAGATGAAGATTCTGAGAGTGATGGAGCTGAAGATCCCGAGGTTGATGATTTAGGCCCTGAATCAAATTCAAAGAAAGAGGATCATCATTCTTATGaagatgattttcaatttaagacACAGCTGGGAAGTGGAGAGGATACTGCCTATGATGGGATTATGGAGACTCCCCCAGGTGGCCTGGTGCATGCTGGTGAAGATTTGTCATCAGAGCATTGTGAAGGTTTCAAGGATGCAACATGCGCTGGTTCTTCCATTGATCGATCTATTGATGCTGCTGGAGTCTGCAAGGAGGCAACTAATCCTGATCAAGAAGATACTGATATTGATGAAAGTAACCCTGGTGAACCATGGGTTCAAGGGCTTACGGAAGGGGAGTACTCTGATCTGAGTGTTGAGGAGCGCCTAAATGCCCTTGTTGCTTTGATTGGCGTGGCCATCGAAGGAAATTCAATCCGCATTGTTCTTGAG GAGCGTTTGGAAGCGGCAAATGCTCTGAAGAAGCAGATGTGGGCGGAAGCACAGCTTGACAAACGGCGTATGAAAGAAGAGTATGTAATGAAGATGCAATATCCATCTTTAGCTGGGAGCAAAAATGAACAAAATCTTACGATTGCTGTATCAGATGGCAGGCAAAGCCCGCTCATTGATGACAAAAATAATGAGACCCCTGTGAACCCCACAGTCCAGAAAGAGCCATTTAGTGATACACAGAATGATCACAGTTATCTTAATAATTTGCCTACTGAAAGAACTTTGCCAGTGCAAGACATCTCGGCTGTACCAGAGAATCTCACCCTCCAACAGCCTGGACATGTGGCAGAGAAGTCACGCTCGCAGTTAAAATCCTATATAGGCCACAAAGCAgaagaaatgtatgtatataggtCATTGCCTCTTGGTCAAGATCGCAGACGTAATCGATACTGGCAGTTTATTACATCTGCTTCCCGAAATGATCCTGGCTGTGGAAGGATCTTTGTGGAGATGCGTGATGGTTATTGGAGGCTTATTGATTCTGAAGAG gggtttgatgctCTGTTGGCCTCTTTGGATACACGTGGGGTTAGGGAATCCCATTTGCACTCAATGTTGCAAAAGATTGAGATTTCTTTTAAGGAAACTGTTAGGAGGAATTTGCTCCGTATCAATGTTACAAGGCAAAGTGGAGATATTGTCAAATCAGAAGCATCTGAAATGGCACCCATCCATGACTGCGGTGTTGATATGGATAGTCCTAGCAGTACTGTTTGTGTTTCGAATTCTGATATGTCAGAACCATCATCGTCATTTAGAATTGAGCTTGGGCGGAAtgaatttgagaaaaataattcTCTAAATAGATATCAGGATTTTGAGAAATGGATGTGGCAAGAATGCTTTAATTCTTCTATATTATGTGCCATGAAGTATGGGAAGAAAAGGTGCATGCAGCTTTTAGGCATCTGTGATCACTGCTGTGATATATACTTCCCTGAAGACAGCCATTGTCCTTCTTGCCATAAGACTTACAGCACCTTCAACAGGAACTTCAATTTCTCTGAGCATGTATCACAATGCAGAGAAAAACTGAAAGCAGGCCATGACCGGACTTTGCTTGGTTCAGAATCATCTCTGCCCTTGAGGATCAAATTGCTCAAAGCACACTTAGCTTTAATTGAG GTTTCTATTCTGCCAGAGGGTCTTCAACCAGTTTGGACAGAGGGCTACCGAAAATCATGGGGTGTGAAGCTGCATGCCTCATCATCAGCTGAGAATCTGCTTCAG ATTCTCACAGTATTGGAGAATGTCATAAAGAGGGACTTCTTGTCTTCTAGCTTTGAGACAACCAATGAGCTGCTGGATTCCTTTAACTCATCAGGATGTGCTGCTAATGTTTGTACTCCTGAAACAGTTCCTGTTCTTCCATGGGTACCGCAAACAACAGCTGCTGTGGCGCTCAGGCTCACAGAACTTGATGCATCCATTTCTTACATGCTGAGTCAGAAAGCAGAGTTTCAAAGGGACAAGGGACCCGGGGACCTTATT AAATTTACGTCAAGGTATGCTGTTGTGAAGAATGTCCAAAAGGATGAAGGTGCAGATGTTTTACATGAAGCTGAATATCTCCAAGAAGAGAATTGGATTAATATAGGGAGTGGACATATCAGTTCAGGTCGAGGACGAGGGGGCCGTGGACGAGGCCGTGGCCGTACACGTGGTGGTAGATCTCAGAGAAGGGTTATTGGTTCCAGATCTGAATCTAACATGAGAAATACTGCTACAAATACTGAGAGATTTGGTCAGGTTATAGCATGGAAAGGGCGGACACGTGGACGAGGTGGGCGTAGGCGGGGTCGACGCACTGCTCGAACTAGGCAGAAACCTGTGAAGAGGGTGGCAGATATTGTTAGTGCAAGATGCGCGCCTAAAGAGATCATCTTTGAGAAACCCCCAATGAGTTTGGAGAGGGAGGAATGGAATGGGGAAGAAACCTCAAGGGTGCAGGTGGACggtgctgaaaatgaaaatgctAGCTCAGATAGATCAGACTATGATGATGATAATGGCCAAGCAACAGGAGATGAATATGAGGATATGGCAGTTGAAGACTACGCTGGTGTTTTTAGTGGCAAGCCTCACAACTTCCTGGAAGGCAGTGATGACAATGTAGGCAGTGATGACAATGTAGAtgttgaagatgaagaagaggacGATGATCATGATGATGAGGGTGACGATGATGATgttgatgacgatgaagatggaGATGCCGACATTGCTGAAGATGAACAGGGAGACATAGATGTTGAAGAATTTATTAATGGAGATTCAGATGAGGAGAATGGGGATGAAGATAGACGGCAACACAGGGTGTCGGAGGAAGATACAACATCTTCCTCAGAGTACAGTGACTAG
- the LOC131149097 gene encoding homeobox-DDT domain protein RLT2 isoform X1: MEGGSEGEKRKPPEGEGKTKRKMKTASQLEILEKTYAVETYPSEALRAELSAKLGLSDRQLQMWFCHRRLKDRKPPPTKRPRKDTAVASASPVPVAPVVPVGGGMGGDEMMVGEVGNEHGSGSGSGSSPFGHMDSRRLIPRSGTAMARIGGDMPAMKRYYEPPQSLVELRAIAFVEAQLGEPLREDGPILGMEFDPLPPDAFGAPIAVPMGQQKQPGRPYEAKLYERSDTKSIKGAVRALHEYQFLPEQPTVRTDNYERVAPSHYHGSHADASIARTSSLSTGRAFVHGNEQLPSGYGFQGQVSSLNLLPQQSRQGHVLSSASGDYDGVPRKNSFANVNVDAHFGSHSVNALDNPLISSDRRVSHDEDVSRMERKRKSEEARIAKEVEAHEKRIRKELEKQDILRRKREEQMRKEMERHDRERRKEEERLLREKQREEERFQREQRRELERREKFLQKESLRAEKMRQKEELRREKEAARLKAANDRAIARRIAKESMELIEDERLELMELAVSSKGLPSILSLDGETLQNLELFRDMLTVYPPKSVQLKKPFANKPWIDSEENIGDLLMVWRFLITFADVLGLWPFTLDEFVQAFHDYDPRLLGEIHVALLQSIIKDIEDVARTPSGGMGTNQNSAANPGGGHPQIVEGAYAWGFDIRSWQRHLNPLTWPEILRQFALSAGFGPQLKKRNFEHAYIRDDNDGNDGEDIISTLRNGVAAENAVAIMQERGFSNPRRSRHRLTPGTVKFAAFHILSLEGSKGLTILEVADKIQKSGLRDLTTSKTPEASIAAALSRDVKLFERTAPSTYCVRTPYRKDPADADAILYSAREKIQVFKNGFSDGEEADDVERDEDSESDGAEDPEVDDLGPESNSKKEDHHSYEDDFQFKTQLGSGEDTAYDGIMETPPGGLVHAGEDLSSEHCEGFKDATCAGSSIDRSIDAAGVCKEATNPDQEDTDIDESNPGEPWVQGLTEGEYSDLSVEERLNALVALIGVAIEGNSIRIVLEERLEAANALKKQMWAEAQLDKRRMKEEYVMKMQYPSLAGSKNEQNLTIAVSDGRQSPLIDDKNNETPVNPTVQKEPFSDTQNDHSYLNNLPTERTLPVQDISAVPENLTLQQPGHVAEKSRSQLKSYIGHKAEEMYVYRSLPLGQDRRRNRYWQFITSASRNDPGCGRIFVEMRDGYWRLIDSEEGFDALLASLDTRGVRESHLHSMLQKIEISFKETVRRNLLRINVTRQSGDIVKSEASEMAPIHDCGVDMDSPSSTVCVSNSDMSEPSSSFRIELGRNEFEKNNSLNRYQDFEKWMWQECFNSSILCAMKYGKKRCMQLLGICDHCCDIYFPEDSHCPSCHKTYSTFNRNFNFSEHVSQCREKLKAGHDRTLLGSESSLPLRIKLLKAHLALIEVSILPEGLQPVWTEGYRKSWGVKLHASSSAENLLQILTVLENVIKRDFLSSSFETTNELLDSFNSSGCAANVCTPETVPVLPWVPQTTAAVALRLTELDASISYMLSQKAEFQRDKGPGDLIKFTSRYAVVKNVQKDEGADVLHEAEYLQEENWINIGSGHISSGRGRGGRGRGRGRTRGGRSQRRVIGSRSESNMRNTATNTERFGQVIAWKGRTRGRGGRRRGRRTARTRQKPVKRVADIVSARCAPKEIIFEKPPMSLEREEWNGEETSRVQVDGAENENASSDRSDYDDDNGQATGDEYEDMAVEDYAGVFSGKPHNFLEGSDDNVGSDDNVDVEDEEEDDDHDDEGDDDDVDDDEDGDADIAEDEQGDIDVEEFINGDSDEENGDEDRRQHRVSEEDTTSSSEYSD, translated from the exons ATGGAGGGCGGTTCTGAAGGGGAGAAGAGGAAGCCGCCTGAGGGCGAGGGCAAGACGAAGCGGAAGATGAAGACCGCCTCGCAGTTGGAGATTCTTGAGAAAACCTATGCGG TGGAGACCTATCCCTCGGAGGCCTTGCGAGCAGAGCTGTCGGCGAAATTGGGGCTTTCGGATCGGCAGTTGCAGATGTGGTTTTGTCATCGGAGATTGAAGGATAGGAAGCCACCGCCGACGAAGAGGCCACGGAAGGATACTGCAGTGGCGTCAGCATCACCGGTCCCAGTGGCACCGGTTGTGCCTGTGGGGGGTGGGATGGGTGGGGATGAGATGATGGTGGGGGAGGTGGGAAATGAACACGGGTCCGGTTCAGGCTCCGGGTCAAGTCCATTTGGTCACATGGACTCACGGCGACTCATCCCACGATCCGGGACTGCCATGGCGAGGATTGGAGGTGATATGCCAGCAATGAAGAGATATTATGAACCGCCCCAGTCATTAGTGGAGCTTCGAGCTATTGCTTTTGTGGAGGCACAGTTGGGTGAGCCATTGAGGGAAGATGGGCCAATTCTTGGGATGGAGTTTGATCCTTTGCCACCTGATGCATTTGGTGCACCCATAG CAGTGCCGATGGGCCAGCAGAAGCAACCTGGAAGGCCTTATGAGGCCAAACTATATGAGCGATCTGATACAAAATCAATCAAG GGTGCTGTTAGGGCTCTCCATGAGTATCAGTTTCTTCCAGAGCAGCCAACTGTTAGAACTGATAACTATGAAAGAGTTGCTCCATCCCACTACCATGGTTCACATGCCGATGCTTCAATTGCCAGGACATCATCTTTGTCTACTGGTCGTGCGTTTGTGCATGGAAATGAACAATTGCCTTCTGGATATGGTTTCCAAGGTCAAGTGTCAAGTTTAAATCTTTTGCCTCAGCAAAGCAGGCAAGGCCACGTTCTGTCTTCTGCTTCAGGAGACTATGATGGCGTTCCAAGAAAAAACTCCTTTGCGAATGTTAATGTGGATGCTCATTTTGGTTCTCACTCGGTTAATGCACTGGACAATCCACTTATATCATCTGACAGAAGGGTCTCCCATGATGAGGATGTTTCACGAATGGAGAGGAAACGCAAG AGTGAAGAGGCAAGAATAGCAAAGGAAGTTGAAGCCCATGAGAAAAGGATACGTAAAGAGCTTGAAAAACAAGATATTTTAAGGCGAAAG AGAGAAGAACAAATGAGGAAAGAAATGGAAAGGCATGACCGTGAAAGGCGGAAGGAAGAGGAGAGATTGTTGCGTGAAAAGCAGCGGGAGGAGGAGAGATTCCAGAGGGAACAACGGCGTGAATTGGAACGGAGAGAAAAATTTTTGCAGAAAGAATCTCTCAGA GCTGAGAAAATGAGACAGAAAGAAGAACTCCGCAGAGAAAAGGAAGCAGCTAGGCTTAAAGCTGCTAATGATAGGGCTATTGCTAGAAGAATAGCTAAAGAATCCATGGAACTTATTGAGGATGAGCGCCTTGAGCTCATGGAGTTAGCTGTCTCAAGCAAGGGATTGCCCTCAATATTGTCACTTGATGGTGAAACACTGCAAAATCTTGAGTTATTTAGAG ATATGTTGACTGTATACCCACCCAAGTCTGTGCAATTGAAGAAGCCTTTTGCAAATAAACCTTGGATTGATTCTGAGGAGAACATTGGGGATCTTCTTATG GTTTGGAGATTTTTGATTACTTTTGCTGATGTTCTTGGACTTTGGCCGTTCACTTTGGATGAGTTCGTTCAAGCTTTTCATGATTAT GACCCAAGGTTGTTGGGTGAGATACATGTTGCTCTTCTGCAATCCATCATAAAAGATATTGAAGATGTTGCAAGGACACCATCCGGTGGGATGGGAACAAACCAAAATAGTGCTGCTAATCCTGGAGGTGGGCATCCACAGATTGTTGAAGGG GCATATGCTTGGGGTTTTGACATACGCAGCTGGCAACGCCATTTAAATCCATTGACATGGCCTGAAATATTGAGACAGTTTGCTCTATCTGCTGGATTTGGCCCGCAACTgaagaaaagaaattttgaacATGCATATATTCGTGATGACAATGAT GGTAATGATGGTGAAGATATAATTTCTACTTTACGCAATGGAGTGGCAGCTGAAAATGCTGTTGCCATAATGCAAGAAAGGGGTTTCTCCAACCCCCGCAGATCTAGGCATCGTTTGACTCCTGGAACGGTCAAATTTGCAGCATTTCATATTCTTTCTCTTGAGGGGAGCAAGGGCCTAACAATATTAGAAGTTGCAGACAAGATTCAG AAATCTGGGCTTCGGGACCTTACTACGAGCAAGACACCAGAAGCATCTATTGCTGCTGCTTTGTCAAGGGACGTCAAACTTTTTGAAAGGACTGCTCCTTCAACATATTGTGTACGCACACCATATAGAAAGGACCCCGCCGATGCTGATGCAATACTTTATTCGGCCCGGGAAAAAATTCAGGTATTTAAAAATGGGTTTTCTGATGGAGAAGAAGCTGATGATGTGGAAAGAGATGAAGATTCTGAGAGTGATGGAGCTGAAGATCCCGAGGTTGATGATTTAGGCCCTGAATCAAATTCAAAGAAAGAGGATCATCATTCTTATGaagatgattttcaatttaagacACAGCTGGGAAGTGGAGAGGATACTGCCTATGATGGGATTATGGAGACTCCCCCAGGTGGCCTGGTGCATGCTGGTGAAGATTTGTCATCAGAGCATTGTGAAGGTTTCAAGGATGCAACATGCGCTGGTTCTTCCATTGATCGATCTATTGATGCTGCTGGAGTCTGCAAGGAGGCAACTAATCCTGATCAAGAAGATACTGATATTGATGAAAGTAACCCTGGTGAACCATGGGTTCAAGGGCTTACGGAAGGGGAGTACTCTGATCTGAGTGTTGAGGAGCGCCTAAATGCCCTTGTTGCTTTGATTGGCGTGGCCATCGAAGGAAATTCAATCCGCATTGTTCTTGAG GAGCGTTTGGAAGCGGCAAATGCTCTGAAGAAGCAGATGTGGGCGGAAGCACAGCTTGACAAACGGCGTATGAAAGAAGAGTATGTAATGAAGATGCAATATCCATCTTTAGCTGGGAGCAAAAATGAACAAAATCTTACGATTGCTGTATCAGATGGCAGGCAAAGCCCGCTCATTGATGACAAAAATAATGAGACCCCTGTGAACCCCACAGTCCAGAAAGAGCCATTTAGTGATACACAGAATGATCACAGTTATCTTAATAATTTGCCTACTGAAAGAACTTTGCCAGTGCAAGACATCTCGGCTGTACCAGAGAATCTCACCCTCCAACAGCCTGGACATGTGGCAGAGAAGTCACGCTCGCAGTTAAAATCCTATATAGGCCACAAAGCAgaagaaatgtatgtatataggtCATTGCCTCTTGGTCAAGATCGCAGACGTAATCGATACTGGCAGTTTATTACATCTGCTTCCCGAAATGATCCTGGCTGTGGAAGGATCTTTGTGGAGATGCGTGATGGTTATTGGAGGCTTATTGATTCTGAAGAG gggtttgatgctCTGTTGGCCTCTTTGGATACACGTGGGGTTAGGGAATCCCATTTGCACTCAATGTTGCAAAAGATTGAGATTTCTTTTAAGGAAACTGTTAGGAGGAATTTGCTCCGTATCAATGTTACAAGGCAAAGTGGAGATATTGTCAAATCAGAAGCATCTGAAATGGCACCCATCCATGACTGCGGTGTTGATATGGATAGTCCTAGCAGTACTGTTTGTGTTTCGAATTCTGATATGTCAGAACCATCATCGTCATTTAGAATTGAGCTTGGGCGGAAtgaatttgagaaaaataattcTCTAAATAGATATCAGGATTTTGAGAAATGGATGTGGCAAGAATGCTTTAATTCTTCTATATTATGTGCCATGAAGTATGGGAAGAAAAGGTGCATGCAGCTTTTAGGCATCTGTGATCACTGCTGTGATATATACTTCCCTGAAGACAGCCATTGTCCTTCTTGCCATAAGACTTACAGCACCTTCAACAGGAACTTCAATTTCTCTGAGCATGTATCACAATGCAGAGAAAAACTGAAAGCAGGCCATGACCGGACTTTGCTTGGTTCAGAATCATCTCTGCCCTTGAGGATCAAATTGCTCAAAGCACACTTAGCTTTAATTGAG GTTTCTATTCTGCCAGAGGGTCTTCAACCAGTTTGGACAGAGGGCTACCGAAAATCATGGGGTGTGAAGCTGCATGCCTCATCATCAGCTGAGAATCTGCTTCAG ATTCTCACAGTATTGGAGAATGTCATAAAGAGGGACTTCTTGTCTTCTAGCTTTGAGACAACCAATGAGCTGCTGGATTCCTTTAACTCATCAGGATGTGCTGCTAATGTTTGTACTCCTGAAACAGTTCCTGTTCTTCCATGGGTACCGCAAACAACAGCTGCTGTGGCGCTCAGGCTCACAGAACTTGATGCATCCATTTCTTACATGCTGAGTCAGAAAGCAGAGTTTCAAAGGGACAAGGGACCCGGGGACCTTATT AAATTTACGTCAAGGTATGCTGTTGTGAAGAATGTCCAAAAGGATGAAGGTGCAGATGTTTTACATGAAGCTGAATATCTCCAAGAAGAGAATTGGATTAATATAGGGAGTGGACATATCAGTTCAGGTCGAGGACGAGGGGGCCGTGGACGAGGCCGTGGCCGTACACGTGGTGGTAGATCTCAGAGAAGGGTTATTGGTTCCAGATCTGAATCTAACATGAGAAATACTGCTACAAATACTGAGAGATTTGGTCAGGTTATAGCATGGAAAGGGCGGACACGTGGACGAGGTGGGCGTAGGCGGGGTCGACGCACTGCTCGAACTAGGCAGAAACCTGTGAAGAGGGTGGCAGATATTGTTAGTGCAAGATGCGCGCCTAAAGAGATCATCTTTGAGAAACCCCCAATGAGTTTGGAGAGGGAGGAATGGAATGGGGAAGAAACCTCAAGGGTGCAGGTGGACggtgctgaaaatgaaaatgctAGCTCAGATAGATCAGACTATGATGATGATAATGGCCAAGCAACAGGAGATGAATATGAGGATATGGCAGTTGAAGACTACGCTGGTGTTTTTAGTGGCAAGCCTCACAACTTCCTGGAAGGCAGTGATGACAATGTAGGCAGTGATGACAATGTAGAtgttgaagatgaagaagaggacGATGATCATGATGATGAGGGTGACGATGATGATgttgatgacgatgaagatggaGATGCCGACATTGCTGAAGATGAACAGGGAGACATAGATGTTGAAGAATTTATTAATGGAGATTCAGATGAGGAGAATGGGGATGAAGATAGACGGCAACACAGGGTGTCGGAGGAAGATACAACATCTTCCTCAGAGTACAGTGACTAG